TCTTTTTTATCATCAATACAATCGGCGCATATTACTGCGAATGTATCGCCAATACACATCATAACGTTGGTATGGTAAATATTCTTGCGTTCGCCGTTAACGGTCTGGAAGGCTTCGAATATCACAGGCGTAAATTCAAAATCCTCGCAGTATTCTATCAGCAGCTCTTCATCGGCACGCGGCGACAATGCACAATAGGCCTTGTGGTTCACCCTGTCGAGCACAATGCTCCCGGTGCCTTCGAGAAATATATTATCTTCCTCGGCCGATGTATAATCCACTATATTTTCGATATTGAAGCCTTTATCCTCCAACATGTCCAGGATATCCTCCCGGCGCTCGCTGCGGCGGTTCTCGGCAAACATCGGGTAGAGCGCCACATCGCCATTGTCATGGAACGATACCCAGTTGTTTGGGAATATCGAATCGGGCGTATCCGGGTCAACCGTATCATCCACTACAACCACGTTAATCCCTGCCGCACGAAGCTTTTCTACAAAAGCATCAAATTCCTGCTGCGCCTTGGCATTCACCGTTTCCGGAAGCAGGTTGTCCATTACCTTTTGGTAGTAATTATTTACGGCTGTCTGTTCATTCATCCGGAATGCCACCGGGCGTATCATCAATAATGTATCTGTAATCTGTCTCATTTTCTATATTTCCTTAATCCCTTATCAAAGGTAATGTCGAGCATCGTAAAAGCCCTTCCTGTTTGGCAATTTCTGCATACGGCACTTCCTCCACCGTAAAGCCTCTTTCGAGCAGCCAGTTTTTCAGTCTGCCAAATCCTTTCTCTATCACCACCACATCAGTATCGATAGAAAAAAAGTTCGATGTCATGTGGTACATTTCTTCCCTCTCAATATGGAAGAGGTTTTCCATCCCAAACAGGTTAACAAGATACAAATAATCTGCCTCTTCCCTAAACCCGCTCTTATAAATTACACCTTTATCTTTCCCCACCGGCTGGAAGCAGCAATCCAGGTGCAGTGCATTGTCGCGCGGCTCGAGCCTCGATTTTACAAGGTCGAATTCCTTTACGGTCTTATGCGGGAATAATTGCTTAATATATTTCACACCGTGCATGTTGGTGCGCGCCGTGATAAAATCTTTATAATCACTGCCTTTGTAGGTACCAATGAAAATATGGTCGTCCCACAATATCACGTCGCCGCCTTCAATATGTACTTCTTCCGGCGGGCGTACCACCTTATTGGGGTCCATCCTGTCGATGACATATTGTATCGCATCGAGTTCCCTTTCGCGGTCGGGCAGTATGTTCGCTTTGATAAAAATATCGTCGATAACAAAACCGATATCCCTGCTGAATATCTGGTTATAGTCTTTAATGATCTCGGGGCGGAATACCTCAACATCATATTTTTGGAAAACCTGGTTCAGCGCTTCCATTTCGGCACACATATCTTCTTCAACCGGATAGGTGCCTGCTTTTATATGTTCCAGCGATTTGGGGTCATAAGCCTCCTCAATAGTGGGCGTCGGGCCATTGCATTCTGCAGTGCCCAGCACTACCGCCCTGAGTCTTGATGTCTCGTTCTTTACGTTAAGTTTCAACATTGCTTGTTTGTTTGGCTTTTCGCAAATATAAAAAAAAGCCCCCGTAAGGAA
Above is a genomic segment from Flavobacterium album containing:
- the ctlX gene encoding citrulline utilization hydrolase CtlX, which gives rise to MRQITDTLLMIRPVAFRMNEQTAVNNYYQKVMDNLLPETVNAKAQQEFDAFVEKLRAAGINVVVVDDTVDPDTPDSIFPNNWVSFHDNGDVALYPMFAENRRSERREDILDMLEDKGFNIENIVDYTSAEEDNIFLEGTGSIVLDRVNHKAYCALSPRADEELLIEYCEDFEFTPVIFEAFQTVNGERKNIYHTNVMMCIGDTFAVICADCIDDKKERKMVLENLRGDGKEIILLTEEQLNHFAGNMLQVQGANGKSYLVMSDSARQVLTKDQVAKIEKHTEILSSSLDTIEACGGGSARCMMAEVFLLKK
- a CDS encoding dimethylarginine dimethylaminohydrolase family protein produces the protein MLKLNVKNETSRLRAVVLGTAECNGPTPTIEEAYDPKSLEHIKAGTYPVEEDMCAEMEALNQVFQKYDVEVFRPEIIKDYNQIFSRDIGFVIDDIFIKANILPDRERELDAIQYVIDRMDPNKVVRPPEEVHIEGGDVILWDDHIFIGTYKGSDYKDFITARTNMHGVKYIKQLFPHKTVKEFDLVKSRLEPRDNALHLDCCFQPVGKDKGVIYKSGFREEADYLYLVNLFGMENLFHIEREEMYHMTSNFFSIDTDVVVIEKGFGRLKNWLLERGFTVEEVPYAEIAKQEGLLRCSTLPLIRD